A genomic window from Daphnia carinata strain CSIRO-1 chromosome 9, CSIRO_AGI_Dcar_HiC_V3, whole genome shotgun sequence includes:
- the LOC130700967 gene encoding endocuticle structural glycoprotein SgAbd-1-like, protein MNLFFVAAFLAVAAAVPSSYKPEYKAPSYPASSYPAPKYPSSTYPATAYAAPAYPAPAYPAPIYNKDNKYADVTITSQSDERNLDGSSQWSYAQSDYTTREESQVQKKMQGVTYDSYGKESYGEILGNTNKGSSYWVSPEGQKFTLTWAADEAGFQPKGDHLPVAPVHEYVLPVGPVHIPFNGKGYKIY, encoded by the exons ATGAACCTG TTCTTTGTCGCCGcatttttggctgttgctgcCGCCGTACCATCtagctacaagccggaatacaaagcTCCCAGCTATCCTGCCTCaagctaccctgcaccaaaATACCCGTCATCAACCTACCCTGCAACAGCTTAcgccgcaccagcctaccctgcaccagcctaccctgcaccaatctataacaaggataacaaatacgccgaCGTTACCATCACCAGCCAGTCTGACGAGCGCAACCTTGacggcagcagccaatggag TtacgcccagtctgactacacaactcgtgaagagtctcaggtccagaagaagatgcaaggcgTCACTTACGATTCctacggcaaagaatcgtacggtgaaatcctaggcaacaccaacaaaggatcctcttactgggtttctccAGAAGGccaaaaattcactttgacctgggccGCTGATGAAGCCGGTTTCCAACCCAAAGGAGATCACTTGCCcgttgctcccgtccacgaatacgtACTTCCAGTCGGCCCTGTCCATATCCCTTTCAACGGCAAAGGCTACAAGATCTACTAA
- the LOC132088330 gene encoding pupal cuticle protein Edg-78E-like yields the protein MTIAFQIFLAIAAAAPSSYKPENKAPSYPAPAYPAPVYPIPRYNKDNKYADITITSQSDERNLHGSSQWSFTQSQVQKKMQGVTYDSYGKESYGQKFPLTWIADDAGFQPKGDHLPVAPVHVYELPVAPVHEYELPVAPALPYARTGLGY from the exons ATGACCATCGCTTTCCAGA TTTTCTTGGCTATCGCCGCCGCTGCACCTTCCAGTTACAAGCCGGAAAACAAAGCTCCCAGTtaccccgcaccagcttacCCTGCACCAGTCTACCCTATCCCAAgatacaacaaggataacaaatacgcagATATCACtatcaccagccaatctgacgagcgaAACCTCCacggcagcagccaatggag CTTTACTCAGTCtcaggtccagaagaagatgcaaggagtcacctatGATTCTtacggcaaagaatcgtacg gccAGAAATTCCCCTTGACGTGGATTGCTGATGATGCCGGATTCCAGCCCAAGGGTGACCATTTGCCagtcgctcccgtccacgtctacgagctcccagttgctcctgTTCACGAATACGAACTTCCAGTTGCCCCTGCTCTCCCTTATGCGCGTACCGGACTCGGCTATTAA
- the LOC130700926 gene encoding uncharacterized protein LOC130700926, with protein sequence MDEKSSTESSNTPTSKSLNNSDDVIEHIRNWIQTDDKPKMHEDAVKHIESFVDRKISCLESTLVERQYVKVVLEMWLRKSLRKAADYLIDEAIDISVEMPILLKELNSINSFEDIGLKLNEATCQLTNLCDGACQYLQLILNQVDLFKNTPRFSVLVSSYFKQFKESCIGKVFSRCLDDVTKDQLNGKRNWKFIVALNALLQVASGDLRIQNVLEENFTGKDAKDFDDANGQEVINQLVDIFANCSDATENESSKWLNQLKSEKEWTPKLQVLAKETCKAFLFPKTAIEVKDEYGRKIIFIKGTSVFVSKIIDEMKRLKEENPEVQEIQIVGLSSVHVDCHLENDIWYGTNVGIVADKIFVDHEECRNGHQKYNVETEEGPTEPMEANNFVDDFAVCWDVSGKNGEPGGPGMSGSNVHIICNEMFNAKRWKVIADGGKGGDAQNGSNRESQREGVANKWSKEYFNQVFPSMSTFGTGEQTEDTVSDDAVKTVLTTLNELLPVGNRKSGKDVQPDNPGNFYIDGTAKDGSNITVSYYQSKTKRHTLILCQGSSIGQGGFGGNIVFEYMTERNSFATESGIPDVGKENRQPRAVRMGVYQAMGSDGKMGTPVGDVGFIHSLDTSEASANQNLTGQYIGFENDVSLLMEHNPTKPTRQPNDPDNHYAKIRKGEYASIAYCGLPAYGQAQPLRSTVLNATKKKAIVRQSLVQHVVQVDERKQMTQFFQEKLTMGWEEQKLTENVDDLVTQMEDKETQLYQLTSQCSQGVENIGSMSFVKPAVKKKLDVHGVPDTSRSSVGRRSVGRRPVDFRQKPPVDVRCLDMLPTTSGVDSAIHSIFGQMNSSGSFVCNNVKIFRQHLATFIRQNSTRPQDPSNPSRIELVKFNRKMKDHDKIFVFVKQFVLRVQKSNALDYPVAFSVKNAYSEFRRMNNEEKEFDWQNATEYQKLFEEYAKFVETPWNSLESTEVEMLAIIHGISVHVYTDQLSSFKHKKTLNPGGSKKHCILHRGHGEWQRVEPNTMVANFCEQIDEDFFENQPIQSDYFRKFLESLEKHSAYQQVITSMKTLNPEYGDTPDKLFKLLLKSFQQHEEIGENLANVKWREEYSTDLCWLSEWVAEHNNRNLSPIFYLNIVKNNLPVDWRCDFVMLEIYDQFSQGVPDILANSDIQHFLYRIADGMPSLVPLLRKTVATSDSCAALQPQKLLRLMELIANDVKQGGGFTSQQLPDLQLLPLSDWYHHLRSKMWEKEVNRFLISDSNTPKEDIKLRNDAVYMLLELEFENNENFCEDLLNSGDSPDLKTAVFRLQNALYPGASPSQEYDERNIDDIIKKMERDAPTNDQLIITKVYPRMLSDVGERVKESKSMSEQMRESDEQEYKQQQQKKIKNLIKQWQKNGLELKEEKSAVDFVFVYDYAVQKICTKEGDKQLFRLRDTQRVAIMTLLTSEYKNTLTQVSTGEGKSLIVTGVAIAFALCRNEDKKNKKIDVFTSNEVLARRDSTLSVADGGLRDLYEYFNVSVANNCSQWVDERTQAYNAAVVYGQLANFQRDYLLDKFYGHNIRGDRTMDLVVIDEVDCMLLDRGNTVLYLSHDIPGMEMLESLYVFIWEKIRSSSTSSDKLIVKEFVKSAVLYDLYGAITKDDLELIHGPLKDQPLEKNALWNHLIETKVIDPQGRLFVEDNFEKINFKPEMDPKIIFYLRNVARRERSIRLPEHLMSFVDRHLDSWLDNAMQALELKRDEDYVVDQDRTDTSPDLHPQVIIIDQDTGMDQISSQWDGALHQFIQLNEGCKLTPQILKAIFVSNATYVQAYKKAAGVSGTLGSETERRFMHDKYKSLQFVIPTAFQKRFYLKPSQVFKSKDDWLLAIVHETQHITLPEDQTKARSLVIFCQSIKDVSVIHCYIKNALRSKLNGNHIHCYTRDYEKFAFEGKSLEVGHVIIATNLAGRGTDIKISEKLRENGGLHICLTFLPKNERIEEQAMGRSARNGAPGSGIFLLCEESPTGTKWGAGKWLSMKEERQWKECQRISRLKEDFRTMEHEQNFFDELSIYYTELKQELKTQKRADQEIKTICDSVLDIWALWLDKTEDHLKLTYSYHIGLLRNFRAGLGLPESNTRDCSWMTPVRSVVMAKNLALQKSSLSEAAEILKRVIDSKDSDLYPAAHYYFAFILIKEDFKVNKVKFIQILQKCETILSNGIDMHLSFYRKIAHTTPDPAPSFCVVDAYKQQKGNIMKILEYFIGSVRALLGSHYCSASNLKEAGKEQKKEKSFIKKAETFLQKIELEFVHFQKKGKTKCKPEQKPKISPKRAEKLFELLIEKKCISCRFNDIDTIPNGDAIIQQVANEHGIQKLKENLKSVFGKNLTEEQIEKELKKDHLIPCTRKAFWEELKKEGALQAVKGGLCPQMNCVIVLESECDDESTKLNSKKLNRENRIKIEDFQFGLDSFDGKNNCLNVLYNPIYDNMDDLLKQKKIMFSKDYVIKQLGDEYRCQKEKFEFNKIAQLNLKKLETVNLKPSFPMGKDDLTRANIIPNSERDCVWKALSDQQIIDSNGELLSNYQKFSYPECPAYEKPVMGVISRIFVAEIVKRQWLKAEKHPNCLKAINLLPLKPYRDMLGDLMAVHVISGARVNEDAKFIEEGTKDIKDEDERECVRKFLKSRQAVYDPRMKKSDFFLDLIEMDIRKIPKTNNISTELYIFDLVGFNHVIDIKDRERSWTSWLGATFAGVVGVASISVGIYLIHGKMLSFGLSKNLLLMGGVSDVLYAITTIMTNSNFSWSDFTRQRLRSAMGKREPIEMIKAIYKLYNSTENEEFRKAMNLAVGLERWKRQNRGQTSKGHETLPGRIVEVTGLVNHQTEFYFHSQLHYLLQDADTFMLGKSKKCVTKNLTEIQKALTQFNELHGLETSQHVVKEKLNELISDWTTEGRKRVDKIVDEIRLQLNGIQRTEETALTQEMADQGIRLMEPIFNDYEMRMRLICVIIACISEFLLGLDNRGSSEVPRAEDIDVEEFNQFQKKMVADIDSELGSLVERILECLRQQVHRVASDQVSKLAIVNSEMFTTFLQLI encoded by the exons ATGGACGAAAAAAGTTCCACTGAAAGCTCTAATACCCCAACATCCAAGTCGCTTAACAACAGCGATGACGTCATCGAACACATCAGAAATTGGATTCAGACAGACGACAAACCGAAAATGCACGAAGATGCCGTTAAACATATCGAGTCGTTTGTGGATcgaaaaatttcttgtttggaGTCGACTTTGGTCGAGAGACAATACGTTAAAGTCGTATTGGAAATGTGGCTAAGAAAGAGTTTACGAAAGGCTGCTGATTACCTTATTGATGAAGCAATCGATATCAGCGTCGAAATGCCCATTTTATTGAAAGAATTAAATTCCATCAATTCATTCGAAGATATTGGCCTCAAACTGAATGAAGCGACGTGCCAACTGACAAATCTGTGTGACGGAGCATGTCAATATTTACAACTAATACTCAATCAGGTggatcttttcaaaaatacgCCACGTTTCTCGGTTCTTGTCTCCAGTTATTTCAAGCAATTTAAAGAGTCTTGCATTGGCAAAGTCTTTTCCAGGTGTCTAGATGATGTCACTAAAGATCAACTTAACGGCAAGAGAAACTGGAAATTTATTGTCGCATTAAATGCACTTTTACAAGTCGCCAGCGGAGACCtaagaattcaaaatgttttggaGGAAAACTTCACGGGAAAGGACGCCAAAGACTTTGATGACGCAAACGGGCAAGAAGTGATCAACCAACTGGTGGATATCTTTGCAAATTGCAGCGATGCGACTGAAAATGAATCATCGAAATGGTTGAATCAGCtaaaatcagaaaaagaatggaCACCTAAATTGCAAGTCTTGGCCAAAGAGACGTGCAAGGCATTCCTATTCCCTAAAACGGCGATCGAAGTCAAAGACGAATATggtagaaaaataatattcattAAAGGCACCTCTGTctttgtcagcaaaattatTGACGAAATGAAACgactgaaagaagaaaatcccGAAGTGCAAGAAATTCAGATTGTCGGACTGTCATCCGTTCACGTCGATTGCCACCTGGAGAACGACATCTGGTACGGAACGAACGTGGGAATCGTTGCTGATAAAATTTTCGTAGACCACGAAGAATGCCGAAATGGCCATCAGAAATATAACGTCGAAACGGAAG AAGGACCTACCGAGCCGATGGAGGctaataattttgttgacGATTTCGCCGTCTGCTGGGATGTCTCGGGCAAAAACG GAGAACCTGGTGGACCTGGTATGAGCGGCAGCAACGTACACATCATTTGCAACGAGATGTTCAACGCCAAACGATGGAAGGTTATTGCTGATGGCGGCAAAGGAGGTGACGCGCAGAATGGCAGTAATAGGGAAAGCCAACGAGAAGGAGTGGCTAACAAATGGTCCAAAGAATATTTCAATCAAGTGTTTCCTTCCATGTCGACATTCGGAACTGGAGAACAAACGGAAGACACAGTTTCAGACGATGCAGTTAAAACAGTTCTGACGACGCTAAACGAGTTGTTGCCAGTTGGCAACCGAAAATCTGGTAAAGATGTCCAACCAGACAATCCAGGTAATTTTTACATTGACGGCACTGCGAAAGACGGCAGTAATATCACCGTCTCGTACTATCAGTCCAAAACAAAACGCCACACACTTATTCTCTGCCAAG GTAGCAGTATTGGACAAGGGGGATTCGGAGGTAACATCGTCTTTGAATACATGACTGAAAGAAACTCGTTCGCAACAGAATCTGGCATTCCAGACGTCGGGAAGGAAAATCGTCAACCAAGGGCTGTGCGGATGGGTGTCTACCAAGCAATGGGTTCGGATGGTAAAATGGGAACACCTGTAGGCGACGTTGGTTTCATCCACAGTCTAGACACTTCTGAGGCATCTGCAAACCAAAATCTGACAGGTCAATACATCGGCTTCGAAAATGATGTTAGCCTTCTGATGGAACACAATCCTACGAAGCCTACAAGGCAGCCAAATGATCCTGATAATCATTACGCCAAAATACGGAAAGGAGAATATGCATCGATTGCTTACTGTGGTCTACCCGCATACGGCCAGGCACAACCACTGCGTTCGACGGTGCTAAATGCCACGAAAAAGAAGGCCATCGTTCGCCAAAGCCTTGTCCAGCACGTTGTTCAAGTGGACGAACGGAAACAGATGacacaattttttcaagaaaaattaaCCATGGGCTGGGAGGAACAAAAGTTGACAGAAAATGTCGACGATTTAGTTACCCAAATGGAAGATAAAGAAACTCAACTTTATCAATTAACGTCGCAGTGCAGTCAGGGCGTTGAGAACATTGGATCAATGAGTTTTGTGAAACCAgcagtaaaaaagaaactggatGTGCATGGCGTTCCAGACACTTCTCGTTCTTCCGTCGGCCGCCGATCAGTTGGACGTCGTCCTGTTGATTTCCGGCAAAAACCACCTGTTGACGTTCGATGCCTCGATATGCTGCCAACAACGAGCGGCGTTGATAGCGCTATACACagcatttttggccaaatgaATTCAAGCGGATCGTTTGTTTGCAATAATGTGAAAATATTTCGCCAACATCTGGCAACATTCATTCGGCAGAATTCAACACGGCCACAAGACCCATCAAACCCGAGTCGAATCGAATTGGTGAAATTCAATCGCAAAATGAAAGATCATGACAAaatctttgttttcgttaAGCAGTTTGTTCTCCGCGTACAAAAGAGTAATGCATTGGATTATCCCGTAGCTTTTAGCGTGAAAAATGCTTATTCCGAATTTCGACGGATGAACaacgaggaaaaagaattcGACTGGCAAAACGCCACAGAATACCAAAAATTATTTGAGGAATACGCCAAGTTTGTTGAAACTCCATGGAATTCATTGGAATCGACTGAAGTGGAAATGTTAGCAATCATCCATGGTATATCAGTCCATGTTTACACCGATCAATTATCGTCTTTCAAgcacaagaaaacattgaatcCTGGCGGTTCCAAAAAGCACTGCATTCTTCATCGCGGACACGGAGAATGGCAACGTGTTGAACCCAACACAATGGTGGCAAATTTCTGCGAACAAATTGATGAAgacttttttgaaaatcagcCGATTCAAAGCGATTATTTCCGTAAATTTTTAGAGTCTCTTGAAAAACACAGCGCTTACCAACAGGTCATCACTTCCATGAAGACGCTCAACCCTGAATACGGCGATACACCGGATAAATTGTTTAAATTGCTTTTAAAAAGTTTCCAGCAACATGAAGAAATTGGCGAAAACTTGGCGAATGTAAAATGGAGAGAAGAATATTCAACCGATCTCTGCTGGTTGTCTGAATGGGTAGCAGAACACAATAATCGAAATCTTAGTCCCATCTTCTACTTGAATATtgtcaaaaataatttaccCGTCGACTGGAGATGTGATTTTGTTATGCTTGAAATTTATGACCAATTTTCTCAGGGAGTTCCCGATATTCTTGCCAACAGCGATATACAACACTTTTTATATCGAATAGCCGATGGGATGCCATCTCTGGTGCCATTATTGCGAAAAACGGTTGCTACATCCGACAGCTGTGCCGCATTGCAGCCACAGAAATTGTTGCGGCTCATGGAATTAATAGCAAATGATGTCAAACAAGGTGGCGGATTCACAAGTCAGCAGTTGCCGGACCTCCAACTATTGCCTCTCAGCGATTGGTATCACCATTTAAGAAGCAAAATGTGGGAAAAGGAAGTCAATCGGTTCCTCATCAGTGATTCTAATACTCCAAAGGAAGATATCAAACTTAGGAATGATGCCGTTTACATGTTGCTGGAACTCGAATTCGAAAACAACGAAAACTTTTGTGAAGACTTACTGAACTCTGGTGACTCTCCGGATCTGAAGACTGccgtttttcgtttgcaaaATGCTCTATATCCGGGAGCGAGTCCTAGCCAAGAATATGACGAAAGAAACATTGACGATATCATAAAAAAGATGGAAAGAGATGCACCAACGAATGACCAGTTAATCATAACAAAGGTGTATCCCCGGATGTTGTCTGACGTGGGAGAAAGAGTGAAGGAATCTAAATCAATGTCAGAACAAATGAGAGAATCTGACGAACAAGAATataagcagcagcagcagaaaaaaattaagaatttgATTAAGCAATGGCAGAAAAATGGTTTAGAACTGAAGGAGGAAAAGTCAGCAGTGGATTTCGTCTTTGTCTACGATTACGCCGTACAAAAAATTTGTACGAAGGAGGGAGACAAACAATTGTTTCGACTACGGGACACTCAGAGAGTGGCGATTATGACGTTGCTGACATCTGAATACAAAAATACGTTAACACAAGTATCAACAGGTGAAGGCAAATCGCTCATCGTCACTGGTGTCGCAATCGCATTTGCCCTTTGCCGAAACgaagataaaaagaataagaaaatcgATGTTTTTACAAGTAATGAAGTGCTGGCTCGTCGTGATTCTACACTGTCGGTGGCAGATGGTGGACTGCGAGATCTTTACGAATATTTCAACGTCAGTGTGGCAAACAATTGCAGCCAATGGGTGGACGAACGAACCCAAGCCTATAATGCAGCAGTCGTTTATGGACAATTGGCCAATTTCCAGCGAGATTATTTACTGGATAAATTCTACGGTCATAACATTCGAGGTGACCGCACCATGGACCTTGTCGTTATTGACGAAGTGGATTGCATGTTGCTCGATCGCGGTAATACTGTCCTTTACCTATCGCACGACATCCCCGGCATGGAGATGCTCGAATCTCTTTACGTCTTCATCTGGGAAAAGATACGCAGCTCTTCCACCAGCTCGGATAAATTAATAGTAAAAGAATTCGTTAAATCAGCCGTCCTGTACGACCTTTACGGTGCTATAACTAAAGACGATTTAGAATTGATTCACGGCCCATTGAAGGATCAACCATTGGAAAAGAATGCGCTCTGGAATCACTTGATTGAAACGAAAGTAATCGACCCACAAGGGCGACTATTCGTGGAAGATAACTttgaaaaaatcaatttcaaacCAGAAATGGATCCCAAGATTATCTTCTATCTCCGTAACGTGGCGAGACGCGAGCGGAGTATTCGATTACCTGAACATTTGATGTCTTTTGTCGATCGTCATCTCGACAGTTGGCTGGACAATGCCATGCAGGCACTGGAACTCAAACGAGACGAAGACTATGTCGTCGATCAGGACCGTACAGACACCAGCCCAGATCTCCATCCTCAAGTAATTATCATTGATCAAGACACAGGGATGGACCAGATCTCATCACAATGGGATGGAGCGCTACATCAATTTATTCAGCTAAACGAAGGCTGCAAATTGACACCACAAATTCTAAAAGCCATTTTCGTTTCTAATGCGACTTACGTCCAGGCTTATAAAAAAGCAGCAGGCGTTTCGGGCACGCTGGGATCTGAAACAGAACGACGGTTCATGCATGACAAATATAAAAGCCTTCAGTTTGTCATCCCAACAGCTTTTCAGAAACGTTTCTACTTGAaaccatcgcaagtctttaaATCAAAGGACGATTGGCTACTTGCCATCGTCCATGAAACACAACATATTACCCTTCCTGAAGATCAAACTAAAGCTCGTTCTCTCGTCATATTCTGTCAATCCATCAAAGATGTGAGCGTTATTCATTGTTACATAAAAAATGCATTAAGGTCGAAGCTTAATGGCAACCACATTCATTGCTACACACGTGATTATGAAAAGTTTGCTTTCGAAGGGAAATCACTTGAAGTCGGTCATGTGATCATCGCCACTAACTTGGCTGGTAGAGGCACGGATATCAAAATAAGCGAGAAGTTGAGAGAAAACGGAGGTCTTCATATTTGTCTGACttttttgccgaaaaatgAGCGGATTGAAGAGCAGGCGATGGGACGTTCTGCTAGAAATGGCGCACCGGGAAGTGGAATCTTTCTATTGTGCGAAGAATCGCCAACAGGAACGAAATGGGGCGCAGGAAAATGGTTAAGTATGAAGGAGGAGCGTCAATGGAAAGAATGCCAACGGATATCCCGTTTGAAAGAAGATTTCAGAACAATGGAACATGAACAGAATTTTTTTGACGAATTATCGATTTATTACACTGAGCTGAAGCAAGAACTGAAAACCCAAAAACGTGCAGACCAGGAAATTAAGACAATCTGCGACAGTGTGCTGGATATATGGGCTTTATGGCTTGACAAAACAGAGGATCATTTGAAACTAACTTATTCCTATCATATTGGCTTACTCCGCAACTTTCGTGCTGGACTTGGACTGCCCGAAAGCAACACAAGAGATTGCAGTTGGATGACGCCAGTTCGTTCTGTTGTCATGGCCAAAAATCTGGCTCTGCAAAAGTCATCGCTGTCGGAGGCAGCTGAAATTCTGAAACGAGTCATTGATTCAAAGGACAGTGATCTTTATCCTGCTGCTCATTACTACTTTGCATTCATTTTGATTAAAGAAGATTTCAAAGTAAACAAAGTTAAGTTCAttcaaattttacaaaaatgcGAAACTATTTTGAGCAACGGCATAGACATGCACTTGTCCTTTTACCGTAAAATCGCCCATACAACGCCTGACCCAGCCCCGTCATTCTGCGTCGTCGACGCctacaaacaacaaaaaggcaaTATCATGAAAATCCTGGAATATTTCATCGGTTCCGTTCGAGCTCTATTGGGCAGTCATTATTGCTCAGCTTCTAATCTCAAGGAAGCTggaaaggaacaaaaaaaagaaaagagctttATTAAGAAAGCTGAAACGTTCCTACAGAAAATCGAATTAGAATTTGtgcatttccaaaaaaaaggaaaaacaaagtgtAAACctgaacaaaaaccaaaaattagTCCTAAAAGAGCGGAAAAACTGTTCGAACTATTGATAGAAAAAAAGTGTATCAGCTGTCGGTTCAACGACATCGATACAATCCCTAATGGGGACGCTATCATTCAGCAAGTAGCCAATGAACACGGAATCCAGAAACTGAAGGAAAATTTAAAGTCTGTCTTTGGGAAGAATTTGACAGAAGAGCAGatcgaaaaagaattgaaaaaagacCATCTGATCCCGTGCACGAGAAAAGCGTTCTGGGAAGAGCTGAAGAAAGAAGGTGCACTTCAAGCGGTGAAAGGTGGATTATGTCCTCAAATGAACTGCGTCATCGTTTTGGAATCCGAATGCGACGACGAATCAACTAAACTGAACAGCAAAAAACTGAATCGAGAAAATCGGATCAAAATCGAAGACTTTCAGTTCGGATTGGATTCTTTTGATGGCAAAAACAACTGTCTGAACGTGCTGTATAATCCCATTTACGACAACATGGACGActtattgaaacaaaagaaaatcatgttCAGTAAAGACTACGTTATTAAACAACTTGGCGATGAATATCGTTGCCAAAAGGAGAAATTCGAATTTAACAAAATTGCACAGCTTAACCTTAAAAAACTTGAAACCGTCAATTTGAAACCTTCTTTCCCAATGGGGAAGGATGATTTGACCCGGGCTAATATAATTCCGAATAGCGAACGTGACTGCGTTTGGAAGGCGTTGTCTGATCAGCAAATCATCGATTCGAATGGCGAGTTATTGTccaattaccaaaaattcaGCTATCCCGAATGTCCTGCTTATGAGAAACCTGTCATGGGTGTAATTAGTAGAATTTTCGTCGCTGAAATAGTTAAACGTCAATGGCTAAAGGCTGAAAAACAtccaaattgtttgaaagCCATAAATTTGCTTCCATTGAAACCCTATCGAGATATGCTTGGCGATTTGATGGCTGTCCACGTCATCTCTGGTGCTCGAGTGAATGAAGATGCAAAATTCATTGAGGAGGGAACTAAAGACATtaaagatgaagatgaacgGGAATGTGTCCGGAAGTTTCTGAAAAGCCGCCAAGCTGTTTACGATCCTCGGATGAAAAAATCTGACTTTTTTCTCGATCTTATCGAAATGGATATTCGGAAGATTCCAAAGACTAATAACATATCTACGGAACTCTATATCTTCGATCTTGTAGGATTCAAtcacgttattgacattaaaGATCGAGAAAGGTCTTGGACGTCATGGTTGGGGGCAACGTTTGCCGGTGTTGTTGGTGTAGCTTCGATTAGTGTTGGAATTTACCTGATTCACGGTAAAATGCTGTCCTTTGGATTAagcaagaatttattgttaatGGGAGGAGTATCAGACGTTTTGTACGCCATAACGACCATCATGACGAACAGCAACTTCAGCTGGTCAGATTTTACTCGTCAAAGGCTAAGGAGTGCCATGGGAAAAAGGGAGCCAATCGAAATGATCAAAGCAATTTACAAATTATATAATTCAACTGAAAACGAAGAATTTAGAAAGGCAATGAATTTGGCTGTTGGTCTAGAAAGATGGAAACGACAAAACAGAGGCCAAACAAGCAAAGGACATGAAACACTTCCAGGAAGGATCGTAGAAGTGACTGGATTGGTCAACCACCAAACCGAGTTCTACTTTCACAGCCAACTGCATTACCTTTTACAAGATGCTGACACCTTTATGCTAGGAAAATCCAAGAAATGCGTCACCAAAAACTTGACCGAAATTCAAAAGGCGCTGACCCAATTCAACGAACTGCACGGACTCGAAACATCTCAGCATGTTGTTAAAGAGAAGTTGAATGAATTGATTTCTGATTGGACTACAGAAGGGCGCAAAAGGGTCGACAAAATCGTCGACGAAATTAGGTTGCAGCTAAATGGCATTCAACGAACAGAAGAAACCGCATTGACACAAGAAATGGCTGATCAAGGAATTCGCTTGATGGAACCGATTTTCAATGACTACGAGATGCGAATGAGATTGATATGCGTCATTATCGCCTGCATTAGTGAATTTCTATTGGGCCTGGACAATCGCGGCAGTTCTGAAGTCCCAAGAGCTGAAGACATCGACGTTGAAGAATTTAAtcaatttcagaaaaaaatggtggcCGACATTGACTCTGAACTAGGAAGCCTAGTGGAAAGGATTCTGGAATGTTTGAGGCAACAAGTTCATCGAGTCGCCTCTGACCAAGTCTCGAAGCTAGCAATTGTTAATTCCGAAATGTTCACCACGTTTTTACAGTTGATTTAA